A genomic segment from Roseibium algicola encodes:
- a CDS encoding choline ABC transporter substrate-binding protein produces MKVAAKLAGGLALGLMLTGTALANDPESCQTVRFSDVGWTDITATTAATSVVLEALGYKPEVKILSVPVTYASLKNKDIDIFLGNWMPTMEGDIKAYREDGSVETVRANLEGAKYTLAVPEYTYEKGLKSFQDIAKFKDDLDGKIYGIEPGNDGNRLIIGMIDENLFELEGFEVVESSEQGMLAQVARANRREADIVFLGWEPHPMNANFKMKYLEGGDDIFGPNYGGATVYTNVRAGYVKECPNVGKLLENLEFSLPMENEIMGAILIEGEDPNKAAAAWLKEHPATFENWLVGVKTFDGGDSFAAVKGALGL; encoded by the coding sequence ATGAAAGTAGCAGCGAAACTCGCTGGAGGCCTGGCGCTCGGGCTGATGCTCACGGGAACCGCCCTGGCAAACGATCCGGAAAGCTGCCAGACGGTTCGCTTCTCCGACGTCGGCTGGACTGACATCACGGCAACGACCGCCGCAACCTCGGTCGTCCTAGAAGCGCTCGGCTACAAGCCGGAAGTTAAAATCCTGTCCGTTCCGGTGACCTATGCGTCGCTGAAGAACAAGGACATCGACATCTTCCTCGGCAACTGGATGCCGACCATGGAAGGTGACATCAAGGCCTATCGCGAAGACGGCTCCGTGGAAACGGTCCGGGCCAACCTGGAAGGCGCGAAGTACACGCTTGCCGTTCCGGAATACACCTACGAAAAAGGCCTGAAGAGCTTCCAGGACATCGCCAAGTTCAAGGACGATCTCGACGGCAAGATCTACGGCATCGAGCCGGGCAATGACGGCAACCGCCTGATCATCGGCATGATCGATGAAAACCTCTTCGAACTGGAAGGCTTCGAAGTGGTGGAATCCTCCGAGCAGGGCATGCTTGCGCAGGTCGCCCGTGCAAACCGCCGCGAGGCGGACATCGTCTTCCTCGGCTGGGAACCGCACCCGATGAACGCCAATTTCAAGATGAAGTATCTTGAAGGCGGCGACGACATTTTCGGCCCGAACTATGGCGGAGCCACCGTCTACACCAACGTGCGTGCCGGCTATGTCAAGGAATGCCCGAACGTCGGCAAGCTGCTTGAAAACCTGGAATTCTCGCTGCCCATGGAAAACGAGATCATGGGTGCCATCCTGATCGAGGGTGAGGATCCCAACAAGGCGGCAGCCGCCTGGTTGAAGGAGCATCCGGCAACCTTCGAAAACTGGCTCGTCGGCGTGAAGACTTTTGATGGCGGCGACAGTTTCGCGGCCGTCAAAGGGGCTCTCGGTCTCTGA
- the betI gene encoding transcriptional regulator BetI, with protein MPKVGMEAERRRSLIDATVDAIHERGYSDVTMAQIAKRAGVSGGLVHHYFGSKDQLLAATMRHLLTELGRAIRESLEKAETPRERISAIIAGNFAVDQFQPAVIAAWLAFYVQSRTTDSNNRLLNIYSARLASNLTHNLRAFMPQDEARRIAEGTASMIDGVWIRQALRDGKTDRPAAIELVEDYVETQIAVHLARNTKN; from the coding sequence ATGCCCAAGGTCGGAATGGAAGCGGAACGGCGGCGCAGTCTGATTGACGCGACGGTCGATGCCATACACGAACGCGGCTATAGCGACGTGACCATGGCGCAGATCGCAAAGCGCGCAGGCGTTTCCGGCGGTCTCGTGCATCACTATTTCGGCTCAAAGGACCAGTTGCTTGCCGCAACGATGCGCCATCTCCTGACCGAACTCGGCCGGGCGATCCGCGAGAGCCTGGAAAAGGCGGAGACCCCGCGCGAGCGTATTTCGGCAATCATTGCAGGCAACTTTGCGGTCGACCAGTTTCAGCCCGCCGTGATCGCGGCCTGGCTCGCCTTCTACGTTCAGTCGCGTACCACCGACAGCAACAATCGTCTTTTGAATATCTATTCGGCAAGGCTTGCCTCGAACCTGACCCACAACCTGAGGGCCTTCATGCCTCAGGACGAAGCACGCCGGATTGCCGAAGGCACGGCGTCGATGATTGACGGCGTCTGGATCCGGCAAGCCCTGCGCGACGGCAAGACCGACCGGCCGGCCGCGATCGAGCTGGTCGAGGACTATGTGGAAACCCAGATTGCCGTCCACCTGGCGCGCAACACCAAGAATTGA
- the choW gene encoding choline ABC transporter permease subunit codes for MDWLTEHKLPIGPWARTLVDWLTDNAYWVFDGISAILETLIDGILWLLQTPHPLVIVVVAVAIGYLVHRTISFAAFVAISLLLIINQGYWEETTETLALVVAASVVCMVVGVPVGVLAAHRPRFYAALRPVLDLMQTIPTFVYLIPALILFGLGMVPGLIATVIFAIPAPIRLTQLGVSSTPTALIEAGKAFGATKSQLLWKIELPYALPQIMAGLTQTIMLSLSMVVIAALVGADGLGVPTLRALNTVNIAQGFEVGVCIVLIAIVLDRFFRAEEGGKR; via the coding sequence GTGGACTGGCTCACAGAACACAAGCTGCCGATCGGGCCGTGGGCGCGCACCTTGGTCGATTGGCTCACCGACAACGCCTATTGGGTGTTTGACGGAATCTCGGCAATTCTCGAAACGCTGATAGACGGAATCCTCTGGTTGCTGCAGACGCCGCATCCATTGGTCATCGTTGTTGTCGCCGTCGCCATCGGCTACCTGGTCCACAGGACCATTTCCTTTGCGGCTTTCGTGGCAATTTCCCTGCTGCTGATTATCAACCAGGGCTACTGGGAAGAAACGACCGAAACCCTGGCGCTGGTGGTTGCCGCGTCCGTGGTCTGTATGGTGGTCGGCGTGCCTGTCGGTGTGCTGGCCGCGCATCGCCCCCGCTTCTACGCGGCACTTCGCCCTGTGCTGGATCTGATGCAAACCATCCCGACCTTCGTTTACCTGATCCCGGCACTGATCCTATTCGGCCTCGGCATGGTGCCCGGTCTCATCGCGACCGTCATCTTTGCCATTCCCGCACCGATCCGTTTGACGCAGCTTGGCGTTTCCTCGACGCCGACCGCGCTGATCGAAGCCGGAAAGGCCTTTGGAGCCACCAAATCGCAGCTGCTCTGGAAAATCGAGCTGCCCTACGCCCTGCCACAGATCATGGCTGGCCTGACGCAGACGATCATGCTGTCGCTGTCGATGGTCGTGATTGCCGCCCTTGTCGGTGCGGACGGCCTCGGCGTGCCGACGTTGCGCGCCCTGAACACGGTGAATATCGCCCAAGGTTTCGAAGTTGGTGTCTGTATCGTCCTGATCGCCATCGTGCTTGACCGCTTCTTCCGCGCCGAAGAGGGAGGCAAACGATGA
- the betB gene encoding betaine-aldehyde dehydrogenase: protein MRAQPQASHYVGGSYVESQSGTPFDSLYPATGEVIAQIRAADDAVIEAAIRSAQQGQKVWAATPAAERGRVLRRAAEILREKNRELSILETLDTGKPLQETLIADAASGADCLEYFGGLAATLTGEHIDLGGSFAYTKREPLGICFGIGAWNYPIQIACWKSAPALVCGNAMIFKPSEVTPLSALKLAEAFTEAGLPAGVFNVLQGFGDVGAKLVAHPAIAKVSLTGSVPTGAKVAALAGEHLKKTTLELGGKSPLIVFEDADIENAVSAAINANFYSTGQICSNGTRVFVHEAIKEAFVARLAERTAKAVLGDPLDEATNIGPLVSKQQLDKVLHYMQIGQDEGARLVCGGGSASVASFPDGYFVQPTVFADVKDDMRIAREEIFGPVLSVLDFTDEDDVIARANDTDFGLAAGVFTRDIQRAHRVIDQLQAGTCWINTYNLTPIEMPFGGYKKSGIGRENGHAAIEYYSQTKSVYVEMGGVEAAF, encoded by the coding sequence ATGCGCGCCCAACCGCAAGCGTCCCACTATGTCGGCGGCTCATATGTCGAGAGCCAGAGCGGCACTCCCTTTGACTCGCTGTATCCCGCAACCGGAGAAGTCATCGCGCAGATCCGCGCGGCCGACGATGCCGTGATCGAGGCGGCAATCCGCTCTGCCCAGCAAGGCCAGAAGGTCTGGGCGGCAACACCAGCAGCCGAACGCGGCCGCGTGCTGCGCCGGGCGGCCGAGATCCTGCGTGAAAAGAACCGGGAACTCTCCATTCTGGAAACGCTCGACACCGGCAAGCCCTTGCAGGAAACCTTGATTGCCGATGCTGCGTCCGGCGCCGACTGCCTGGAATACTTCGGTGGTCTGGCCGCAACGCTTACCGGCGAACATATCGATCTGGGCGGCTCCTTCGCCTACACCAAGCGCGAACCGCTCGGCATCTGTTTCGGCATCGGCGCCTGGAACTATCCGATCCAGATTGCCTGCTGGAAGTCTGCTCCCGCACTCGTTTGCGGCAATGCCATGATCTTCAAACCCTCGGAAGTCACCCCGCTGAGCGCCTTGAAACTGGCGGAGGCCTTTACCGAGGCCGGTCTGCCCGCTGGTGTCTTCAACGTGCTTCAGGGCTTTGGTGATGTCGGTGCAAAGCTGGTCGCTCATCCGGCCATTGCCAAGGTTTCGCTAACCGGCTCTGTCCCGACCGGCGCCAAAGTGGCGGCCCTTGCGGGTGAGCATCTGAAAAAGACAACGCTGGAACTCGGCGGCAAATCCCCGCTGATCGTGTTCGAGGACGCTGACATTGAAAACGCGGTGTCCGCCGCGATCAACGCCAACTTCTATTCCACCGGGCAGATCTGCTCCAACGGGACGCGCGTGTTCGTTCATGAAGCGATCAAGGAAGCCTTTGTGGCACGGCTCGCCGAACGCACCGCCAAGGCGGTTCTGGGCGATCCGCTGGACGAGGCAACCAATATTGGTCCGCTTGTGTCCAAACAGCAGCTCGACAAGGTGCTCCACTACATGCAGATCGGTCAGGATGAGGGCGCCCGGCTGGTGTGCGGCGGTGGTTCAGCCTCTGTCGCCAGCTTCCCGGACGGCTATTTCGTGCAGCCGACCGTCTTTGCCGACGTGAAGGACGACATGCGCATTGCCCGCGAGGAAATCTTCGGCCCGGTTCTGAGCGTGCTCGACTTCACCGATGAGGACGACGTCATCGCCCGCGCGAACGACACCGACTTCGGCCTTGCCGCGGGCGTTTTCACCAGGGACATTCAGCGGGCGCACCGGGTGATCGACCAGTTGCAGGCAGGCACCTGCTGGATCAACACCTACAATCTGACCCCGATCGAAATGCCTTTCGGCGGCTACAAGAAGTCGGGTATCGGCCGCGAGAACGGCCATGCCGCGATCGAGTATTATAGCCAGACCAAAAGCGTTTATGTGGAAATGGGCGGTGTAGAGGCGGCGTTTTAA
- the betA gene encoding choline dehydrogenase, protein MSDQFDFIIVGAGSAGCAMAYRLSEDPSNRVLVLEFGGTDVGPLIQMPAALSYPMNMPLYDWGYTSEPEPHLEGRRLATPRGKVIGGSSSINGMVYVRGHACDFDTWEEMGASGWGYRHVLPYYKRQEHSHGGQDGWRGTNGPLHVQRGTKWNPLFDAFKTAGEQAGYGVTADYNGERQEGFGDMEMTVHRGRRWSAANAYLKPALKRGNLTLIKGALVRRILIEDKRAVGVEFETGGEVREAKAVREVILSASSINSPKILMQSGIGPAAHLAEMGIDVVADRPGVGANLQDHLELYLQQACTQPITLYKHWNLFSKAVIGAQWLFLKQGLGASNQFESCAFIRSRAGVKYPDIQYHFLPFAVRYDGQAAAEGHGFQAHVGPMRSKSRGRIKLTSSDPKAKPSILFNYMSHEDDWEDFRTCIRLTREIFGQEAFAPYRGKEIQPGDSVQSDEDLNGFIREHVESAYHPCGTCRMGAKDDAMAVVDPECRVIGVDGLRVADSSIFPQITNGNLNAPSIMVGEKASDHILGKTPLPAANQEPWIHPDWQSSQR, encoded by the coding sequence ATGAGCGACCAGTTCGACTTCATCATCGTCGGAGCCGGATCCGCCGGCTGTGCGATGGCTTACCGCCTGTCGGAAGACCCGAGCAACAGGGTGCTTGTGCTGGAATTCGGCGGCACCGATGTCGGTCCGCTGATCCAGATGCCGGCTGCCCTGTCCTACCCGATGAACATGCCGCTGTATGACTGGGGGTACACCAGCGAACCGGAACCGCATCTGGAGGGCCGGCGCCTGGCCACACCGCGTGGCAAGGTGATCGGTGGATCGTCCTCCATCAACGGCATGGTTTATGTGCGTGGCCATGCCTGTGATTTCGACACCTGGGAAGAGATGGGCGCGAGCGGCTGGGGATATCGCCATGTGCTGCCGTACTACAAGCGCCAGGAGCACAGCCATGGCGGCCAGGACGGCTGGCGCGGCACCAACGGTCCGCTGCATGTCCAGCGCGGCACCAAGTGGAACCCGCTGTTCGACGCCTTCAAGACAGCCGGTGAGCAGGCAGGCTATGGCGTGACCGCCGACTACAATGGCGAGCGTCAGGAAGGCTTCGGCGACATGGAAATGACGGTCCATCGGGGCCGGCGCTGGTCTGCCGCCAACGCCTATCTTAAGCCGGCACTGAAGCGCGGTAACCTGACCCTGATCAAAGGTGCTCTCGTGCGCCGGATCCTGATCGAGGACAAGCGCGCGGTCGGAGTGGAATTCGAAACCGGCGGCGAGGTCCGCGAGGCAAAAGCAGTCCGCGAAGTGATCCTGTCGGCGTCTTCCATCAATTCACCGAAGATCCTGATGCAGTCCGGCATCGGCCCGGCGGCGCATCTTGCCGAAATGGGAATTGACGTCGTGGCCGACCGGCCGGGCGTCGGTGCCAACCTGCAGGATCATCTGGAGCTTTATCTTCAGCAGGCCTGCACCCAGCCGATCACGCTCTACAAGCACTGGAACCTGTTCTCCAAGGCGGTGATCGGGGCTCAGTGGCTGTTCCTGAAGCAGGGTCTCGGTGCATCGAACCAGTTCGAAAGCTGCGCTTTCATTCGCTCCAGGGCGGGCGTGAAATATCCTGATATCCAGTATCACTTCCTGCCCTTCGCCGTGCGTTACGACGGACAGGCAGCAGCCGAAGGCCATGGCTTCCAGGCCCATGTCGGACCGATGCGCTCCAAATCGCGCGGCCGCATCAAGCTGACCTCCAGCGACCCGAAGGCCAAGCCGTCGATCCTGTTCAACTACATGTCCCACGAAGACGACTGGGAAGACTTCCGCACCTGTATCCGCCTGACCCGCGAGATCTTCGGCCAGGAGGCGTTTGCCCCCTATCGCGGCAAGGAGATCCAGCCAGGAGACAGTGTGCAGAGCGACGAGGACCTGAACGGCTTCATCCGCGAACACGTGGAAAGCGCCTATCACCCATGCGGCACTTGCCGGATGGGGGCGAAGGATGATGCCATGGCCGTGGTCGACCCTGAATGCCGGGTAATCGGCGTTGACGGGCTTCGTGTTGCCGACAGTTCCATCTTTCCGCAAATCACCAATGGCAATCTGAATGCCCCCTCGATTATGGTCGGGGAGAAGGCATCGGACCATATTCTCGGCAAGACCCCGCTGCCCGCGGCCAACCAGGAACCGTGGATCCACCCGGACTGGCAATCCAGCCAGCGATGA